tgcaacccatgataCTTGGCAAATAGGGGACTAATCCTGAAATGGGATGACCAAACAGCACATATCAGCAGGGGCGCCGTTAGGGGGGGTGCAGAGTATGCCAGGCATATGGGCCCAAGAGAACGCCAAGGGGCCCTACAATCATCAATTAAAAATTttccaattagttttttttttctcgtacatacacacatatattttaaataataacactgtggtgaaattaaataaattccctgtaaataaaattcaactatattacctttattattaataatataacatataacatattaatatatttatatatatatatatatatatatatatatatatatatatatatatatatatatatatgggggcCCAAAATTCTGTCTTGCATACCCCCCTTAAAACTGTTAATTGCGCCCCTGTATATCAGTGTTATGTTGAAATTACCACAGACTTTAGCCCTGTAATTTAATATAAcgataagtcaagtcaagtttatttctatagcgcttttcacaacagacattgtctcaaagcagctttacagaaattaacagttaaggtgaacaatgtgtatttatccctgatgagcgtaatgactgtggcaaagaaaaaatcccttagatgttatgaggaagaaaccttaagaggaaccagactcaaacagggaacccatcctcatttgggtgacattaagagtgtgattatagtctttaaacaatacagaacactggagagagagaactaacacgagcactggagtgtaagattatgagtaatgatctttctgcagtcttttacagtcattgtggttataaaactagtaGCTACtaaacaactcataaaatagctcaacatttgcgatcatcacagatccaacaccagcttctccatgccagagcttttaaacactcaaggaggtccagtgtccaaactccacatgcagtgggatccaattggcactggtacgtctctagatggttggagatgtttgcgagttcggcatctacttctttaaaggtccacaatcttcatgaggtgggacgtgactggggctgaaGCAACCTCAGGTTGCCTCGAGATGCGTAgtgaaagagaagcagtggagagaaattagtgtagctgctgttcatgatattaacagcacaagttgataatgtgcatttgatcagatgttctggagcacaaggttatgttGTGATgcgtgttatgtgtaggctttgctaaaaagatatgtttttaagaACGTGTATtaatccttatttctctctccctgtcacccctctgttctctctctctctctctctctctctctctctctctctctttctgtctagtTAAATATACTATTAAGGTACCAATGATTAGTGATtctttccctttcttctttttggatctgcctgattcatcaataccctacctctggatggagttctctttaatTGAAGAACATGTTGTGCAGCTGAGAAtagttccacatgaacagcttaAAGATGGCTTAGGActgcaatttgcatgaacagtcCTGCATTCAACTaccaatcactgaacagcacaccttaACAATCAAGAACTATAATatatggacattctgtgccacccataTGAAGATGGGCTTCCTTTTGAGGAAAACAGGTTCCCTTtcactcaaggtttcttcctcaaaataTCTTGACGAGTTcttccttgccactgtcgccaCTGTTTTGCTAATTAGAGATAAATTCAGATGTATAACTTATTTACTTATctatataaagctgctttgggacaatataCACTGTTTAACAGCACtatgcaaataaaactgaatcgaattaaattgaatttaaagtAGTTTGTGTATATAAGAAATAGTTTTGGAAGTATATTCGTGTTGtacattttcattacattttcttaACTGATAGAGGCTTTGTAAACAAGTTTCAAAAAGACACCATTTAGCAATTACAGATAGGGATATGTCGTGAGAAATTCTGTCAGTCTGTGTCTTTGGCCTCCTATGTGAGGCAAGACTTTAGGGggctgagatggcataagacaTAAGATATTTTGTGCAAATTTCATGTGGAACACTATCATTTATGGACGTCGGATACAAACTTATATTATGACATGAATTTTTAATCAGTTCTCAGAAAGGGCAAgcaaatttaaatgtacagatgtatCTGCAAAAACAATTCAGGCATTTCATAtttcatgtttatatttgttgagattttttctaaaatgtgaGACAGTTGTGTGCTCCATAGAACATACTCCGCCATGGATTTTCCATAGGGACACTGAAATGTGGGTGGGGTTAGGACACGAGCAGCCACTAGAGGGCGTCGGAGACACTTTTGCTTCACTTTTCAATCTCTTTCTCGTTGTCTGTCTTTTACAGGCAGTAAAGGTTCTCGTTTACTTCGTAGTTTCgtattttattattcagttaaaatatatatttagatcaTAGCATCCGGgcaaatttaatatataattaaaaatatgtattgatTCCTTAATTCCCAGGAAGAACTAGACTACGGAGCGGAGACTGCACTCTGTTAGAAGAGGTGAAACTTTGTTTGCAGAATGTGACGAATAACAGGAATAAACGTAAGTGGGGAACATGGGgcacaaaacaaagcaaaataactGTATACTGATGGAAATTGTATTGCACAGAAAGCTGTATTTAGAGCATACACTCTGTATTTGGCTGTAGGAGTGTTATGAAAACATGAAACCTACGACTGCTTTGTAATGGTCGACATGAGACTTCCGGACAAAAGAAAGCGTCCGCTTTTGTCGAATTTCGTCAAAATTGTCAAAAACCCGACTAGACTCATTCCTGTAAGCCTGGATAGTTTAGTGTTTTGAATCCGTGAAACTATCACATTAGGTCGGTGTAATTTTACAAACAGTAAATCCATTTTAGACAACCACCTTTAAGGCGTAACCTGAAAACTTCCCGACATTCCAGGATCAGCAGCGTGTCTAAACCAGAAGCCTGAAAATATGTTTAATcacaatgttttaaagtatctgtttctcttccaaTTTCAcatcaacaaaaaataaagagtcAAATCAAGAGAAAGGTTGTTTTGGTCAGATTTGCCGCAAAGTCcacttttattttgcattaagaAGTGTGTGCTGTTTAATACCAAGCAATGAGAAACAGGTTAAAGTTGTGTCTCATGCTTGCTGCTTTTTGCATTTCCATGACTTTGTTGTGTGGATCTCTGTTTTAGGCTCCTtgtgtgttggattaatttgtGCTCAAATCTGGCTTGTGGTCATAAAGTCAAAGTGTTGCTCGTCTCCATGGACATGGACGTACCTTTTGCCCAAAAGCCAAACAACACAGCCTTTCAGTTGTGCCCAAAATACTGAGCAAGTTTGGTTTTCTACAGTAGCGCTAAACACCGTGGCGTAGTAGTTCACCATGTGGAGTTGCACCTGGctttggctgtgtgtgtgtgcggtgcaTCTGGACACATGCCTGACACATAGCATGTTCACCTGTGAACCGGTGCACGTGCAATGGTGTAACACCATGCCGTACAACATGACCTTCTTCCCTAACATGTTTGAGCATTACGACCAGGATGTTGCTGCTATCAAGATGAAGGTGGGGCTTTATCTCAATACTAACCACACTCAAATGTACTAGTTTCATGTATACTGTGTTTTCAGTAACCCAGCATTGGGTATTTCGGTGACTGTGACATGGTTTCAGCTGTCATTTGTCAGTCATTGGAGACTGACACAGGTGTGATACACACATTTAAGTGCTAACTGGGTTTTAACTCGCCTAACAAGACCTTACAAACTGATCAGGGATAAGTGACATGAGTAATTATAAAAAAGGTGGGTAACCACTCAGTAATCCAGTTTGCCATAATTCCCTGAAAAAGTGAAAGGTGATTAAACTAGGTTTTCATCATGGACCTAGAACAACTGGAACAATCTTCCATAACTTCTGTTTGGTCTCTTTATTGTAGGTACTAACAAAAAACCTGCACCTTTtgaccatttagtgctttatatgccattattagtgttttgtattataAATTGTATTCACAACTGAACTATTTTATGCACCTAATGTATCATTCAGAAATCAGTTCTATACAGTGATTCAGGATAGAGGTAACCAAAGTGGGAACTGGTTTTCATTCTTGCTGacattgtatttgtttttagcTTAGCAATGTATCTGCTTAAGTTTCAATTGAGGTACTGGAGTCGATAAACACAATAAAGCAGAGTTGCTTAAATTGTGGGGCATGCAGTATTAAAAGTAAGTtgcagtttattaaaaataagacGATACAAGGCTTACAACATCAAAATGTCTTAATATTAAagctattaaattaaattcataatatttttattaaatcacattaaatgcatacatttattaggGACTTGTGCAAGTTGTCAAGAAACTAGGAAGGTGGGCTCATGCAGAAAAAGTTTCATACTTTCACTGCCGAAATCAATGTAATTGTGAGTATCCGGAGAGACTGTGGAATAGTAAGAGCACTATGTTATTATAAAGTAATAATTGTACTTACAATGGGTATAAATatctgcacacacaaacaaaaccaacAACAGATAAATAATGTCAGAAATACCCCCGAATGTGAAATTACAATCTACATCTTGACCTGCTAATACTTTCCACTTTTTCTTGCGAAAAACATTCTAGATTCATTAAATGTAAGAGCATCTTCTACACATAGCTTGCATAAGTTTACCTCAAATATTCTGAGTTGGCTTCAGGTCTCGGCTCTGGCTAGGTcataaaatacaatttgatGGTTCTAAGGTTAAGCCAATGCTTTTATCCTTTGTCATGTTAAATAGTGGAATTAATTCCATATTCAGTGTTTTAGAAGACAACTAAAATCATCTGGTATTTATAGCAAACCATTATTCCCTCCACCTCACCTGAAGAAAAGTAATGTGGGTATGGTGTGCTTTATGGATTTATGGATATCTTTTTACAGTTGTTCTCATCAGACCATAATACACTTTGGCAAAGGGTTTGCTTGGTTAAtttggatgtgttttttttttgtttttttaaactgatgacttttttttctagTCATCCTACCTCATAGCCATaacataaaatagaatatatgaAGAATATGAGAGATTGTTTTTCACATATTCAACATAGTTGATGTTTGTCATGAAGCTAAAACATATACTAAATTTgcatcatcagcatagcagtgaaaGCTAAAATCGTCCTTATGAATAATTTGTACACTGAGGAAGCAAATATAGGTTTTATGGGCAGTGGGCTAAGAACAGAGTAGGGCTCAGAGTAATTAATAAAAGGCATCAGagtaattaataaaagtattaagTATATACAAATCATAGAAACAATTTATAGAAGGGCATTTTCTGTTATGCCTGAGACATAGTTCAACctctttgtttttgcattttcagcACTTCATGCCACTGGTTAGTCTACACTGCTCGCCAGATGTGCATTTGTTCTTGTGCCAAGCCTTTGTTCCAGAGTGTACACAGCAGACACAAGTGCATCAGCCCTGTAGAGAGCACTGTGTGCGCGTCCTCTCTGACTGTACAAAAGACATGCTAACCTTCGACATCACTTGGCCATCGGAGCTGTCTTGTGACAggtctcaaaacacacacagcacattcttattccttttttatatttttttaaagtttatccAACATATAGTTATAATGAATACTTATTTAACCATTTAAAATAATGCACATTCTCGAGGTTCATAATAAAGTTTTTCTCTTTGTGATTTAGGCTAAAGCCCTGTCGCACCTCTACAGATGAATCTACAGAGCTTCCTCAAAAAGACATAACAACACCCAAAGCATCTTTATTAGCCAGTAGAGAATTGGGCTTCTGGTGTCCTTTACAGTTGAAGACCCGTTCTGGTCAGGCTTCCTCCTTCCTGGGTGCTCAGGATTGTGCCCCTCCATGTGATAACATGTACTTCAAAAGACACGAGATTGAGTTTGCCAAGAAGTTTATCGGCATCACCTctgttgtgtgcttgtgtgccaCGCTATTTACTTTCTTTACCTTCCTCATCAATGTCAAGCGTTTCCGCTACCCAGAGCGTCCAATTGTCTTCTATTCCATCTGCTACAGCTTTGTGTCTCTTATTTACTTTATCGGCTTCCTGCTGGGTAATGAGACGGCATGTAACAAGCCAAACATGCCCACCACTGTATCCACAGTGGTGCAGGGGAGCCAGAGCAAAGTCTGTACACTGCTCTTCATGATGCTCTACTTTTTCTTCACTGCTGGTATGGTCTGGTGGGTCATTCTCACAATCACATGGTTTCTTGCAGCAAGGCCCAAGTGGAGCTGTGAGGCTATCGAGAAGAAGGCTGTGTGGTTCCATGCAGTGGCCTGGGGCCTTCCAGGGAGCCTTACCGTCATCCTGCTGGCCCTCAACAAGGTGGAGGGGGATGGTATCAGTGGTGTGTGCTTTGTTGGCCTATATGACTTGACAGCCCTGAGATGGTTTGTGCTGGCTCCACAGGCTCTTGGTGTCATAACTGGACTCTCATTTCTCCTTGCTGGCATTGTTTCACTTAATCATGTGCGACAAGTGATCCAGCATGATGAGCGCAACcaggagaagctgaagaagttcatgataCGCATAGGTGTGTTCAGTGGCCTGTACCTGCTTCCTCTACTCACACTGCTGGCCTGCTACTTGTATGAACAGGCCCTGCGGGGCATCTGGGAGAACACATGGATcactgaacactgtcaggagtATAGCATCCCCTGCCCGTACAGAGTGAGCCCTGATTTTCTTATATTGAACTTAGactgatgagcacaaatatattatttcagTGAAAGTGATTAGAAATGAATGCATGTATTGCAGTTTTatcttgtgatttttttcctttatagaAAATTGATGCTGCTCACCCAGATTTATCACTGTTCCTGATTAAATACCTGATGACACTTGTAGTCGGCATCTCAGCCGTTTTTTGGGTTAGCAGTAAGAAGACCTGGTCAGAGTGGGCCTACTTTTTCAACAGAACACGCAAGAAAGAGTGAGGCCTATTACCTTTCCCTGAcactaataattataaataattctaaAGTCATGATTGAAATTACATTTAGATCAGagaaatataataacaaaacctattaaaatttgtgttttttgataGGAGATTAAAAAAGTCAGAGATAAAATGACAGTGTTCATTAGTAAAATGACTCTTTGCTAATGTCTGTTGACCAGAACAACACTGTTTGAACTTTTACAGCAATGGTGGCTACTGTGGGTCCCTCTACTGAAAATATTTCTCATCTTTAAAACAGCAGTTGTTTTTGCGCGTACATAATGATTTTACTATaaactatacactataacacaatctattctttctctcttccagcCCTATCAGTGAGAGTCGGCGTGTGTTGCAAGAGTCTTGTGAATTCTTCCTGAAGCACAACAGCCGTGTGCAGCAtaagaaaaaacactacaaGTCTGGCTCACACAAGCTCAAGGTCATCTCCAAGTCAATGGGCACAAACACTAGTGCTGAAACAACCAACACTACTAACCATGACTTAACTTTCACCACTACCAACTTCTACAAGGGAACACCTGGTTCAGGGTCTGAGATGCGAGGTTCATCTAAATCATCTGCACAGGAGCAGGCTGCCTCGGGTAAGGTGTCCAGTCAGAACAGCAAGGATCAAAAGAGCAGCAA
This sequence is a window from Silurus meridionalis isolate SWU-2019-XX chromosome 21, ASM1480568v1, whole genome shotgun sequence. Protein-coding genes within it:
- the fzd6 gene encoding frizzled-6, with the protein product MWSCTWLWLCVCAVHLDTCLTHSMFTCEPVHVQWCNTMPYNMTFFPNMFEHYDQDVAAIKMKHFMPLVSLHCSPDVHLFLCQAFVPECTQQTQVHQPCREHCVRVLSDCTKDMLTFDITWPSELSCDRLKPCRTSTDESTELPQKDITTPKASLLASRELGFWCPLQLKTRSGQASSFLGAQDCAPPCDNMYFKRHEIEFAKKFIGITSVVCLCATLFTFFTFLINVKRFRYPERPIVFYSICYSFVSLIYFIGFLLGNETACNKPNMPTTVSTVVQGSQSKVCTLLFMMLYFFFTAGMVWWVILTITWFLAARPKWSCEAIEKKAVWFHAVAWGLPGSLTVILLALNKVEGDGISGVCFVGLYDLTALRWFVLAPQALGVITGLSFLLAGIVSLNHVRQVIQHDERNQEKLKKFMIRIGVFSGLYLLPLLTLLACYLYEQALRGIWENTWITEHCQEYSIPCPYRKIDAAHPDLSLFLIKYLMTLVVGISAVFWVSSKKTWSEWAYFFNRTRKKDPISESRRVLQESCEFFLKHNSRVQHKKKHYKSGSHKLKVISKSMGTNTSAETTNTTNHDLTFTTTNFYKGTPGSGSEMRGSSKSSAQEQAASGKVSSQNSKDQKSSKSGSSIRVSGNGEPQKSELA